A genomic window from Sorex araneus isolate mSorAra2 chromosome 2, mSorAra2.pri, whole genome shotgun sequence includes:
- the LOC129401947 gene encoding patr class I histocompatibility antigen, A-126 alpha chain-like: protein MWEVRPLLLLLSGALALTQTRAGPHSLRYVYTGVSRPGGEPRFIAVGYVDDTQFVRFDSDSASPRAEPRAPWVEQEGPEYLEENTRIYKGTTQNYRVYLNTLRGYYNQSEADFHTLQWMFGCDVGSDGRLLRGYWQDAYDGADYIALNEDLRSWTAAGGTQAWRSQRKREQAGQAEYWRNYLENICVPGLLRYLEHGKDTLLRADAPRSHITHHPFSGQEVTLRCWALGFYPAEITLTWQRDGEDLTQDTELVETRPSGDGNFQKWAAVVVPSGEEQRYTCRVQHQGLPEPVTLRWEPPSQPTILTVGIIVGLAVLGAVVTGAVVAAVISRRKRSGEKGGQYTQAANSDTSQGSDESLSNPRV, encoded by the exons gcccccactccctgcggtATGTCTACACCGGCGTgtcccggcccggcggggagccCCGCTTCATCGCCGTCGGCTACGTGGACGACACGCAGTTCGTGCGCTTCGACAGCGACTCGGCGAGTCCGAGGGCCGAGCCGCGGGCGCcgtgggtggagcaggagggacccgagtacCTGGAGGAGAACACGCGGATCTACAAGGGCACCACACAGAATTACCGAGTGTACCTGAACACCCTGCGCGGCTACTACAACCAGAGCGAGGCGG ACTTTCACACCCTCCAGTGGATGTTCGGCTGCGACGTGGGGTCCGACGGGCGCCTCCTGCGCGGGTACTGGCAAGACGCCTACGACGGCGCCGACTACATCGCCCTGAACGAGGACCTGCGCTCCTGGACGGCGGCGGGGGGCACGCAGGCTTGGAGAAGCCAGCGCAAGAGGGAGCAGGCGGGTCAGGCTGAATATTGGAGGAACTACCTGGAGAACATCTGCGTGCCGGGGCTCCTCAGATACCTGGAGCACGGGAAGGACACGCTGCTGCGCGCAG ACGCCCCCAGAAGccacatcacccaccaccccttctctggccaggaggtcaccctgaggtgctgggccctgggcttctaccctgccgagatcaccctgacctggcagcgtgatggggaggacctgacccaggacacagagctggtggagaccaggccttcaggcgatggaaacttccagaagtgggcggctgtggtggtgccttctggagaggagcagagatacacgtgccgtgtgcagcaccaggggctgccggagcctgtcaccctgagatggg agcccccttctcagcccaccatCCTCACTGTGGGCATCATTGTCGGCCTGGCTGTCCTCGGGGCTGTGGTCACtggagctgtggtggcagctgtgatcagcaggaggaagcgctcag GTGAGAAAGGAGGACAGTACACTCAGGCTGCAA ACAGCGACACTTCCCAGGGCTCTGATGAGTCTCTGTCGAACCCTAGAG tgtGA